The following are from one region of the Amylibacter sp. IMCC11727 genome:
- the trmFO gene encoding methylenetetrahydrofolate--tRNA-(uracil(54)-C(5))-methyltransferase (FADH(2)-oxidizing) TrmFO, translated as MSKPIHIIGGGMAGSEAAWQLASAGQPVVIHEMRPNVGTFAHQTDNLAELVCSNSFRSDDHEANAVGLLHWEMRAAGSLIMELAEAHKLPAGGALAVDRDPFAEAVTKRLLDHPMVSLERGEITGMPPKDWGQTIVATGPLTSTALAQAILDETGEGALAFFDAIAPIVYADSIDMSKAWFQSRYDKGDTEEERTAYLNCPMDKDTYEAFIDALLESGKTEFKDWEKDTPYFDGCLPIEVMAERGRETLRFGPMKPVGLTNPHNPDERPYAVVQLRRDNALGTLYNIVGFQTKMKYGEQAEAFALIPGLENARFARLGGIHRNTFINSPLLLDHQMRLKARPDVRFAGQISGVEGYVESAAMGILAGRFALAEAQGRDVAEVPQTTAMGALVTHITGGAEAKTFQPMNVNFGLFPLVEGVKGGRRNRKDRYKAYTDRAKADWQDWLREN; from the coding sequence ATGAGCAAACCTATTCATATCATTGGCGGCGGCATGGCCGGTTCCGAGGCGGCATGGCAACTCGCATCTGCGGGACAGCCTGTTGTTATTCATGAAATGCGCCCGAACGTGGGAACATTTGCCCACCAAACAGACAATCTGGCCGAGTTGGTGTGTTCGAATTCGTTTCGTTCTGACGACCACGAAGCGAATGCTGTTGGCCTGCTGCATTGGGAAATGCGTGCCGCGGGCAGCTTGATCATGGAATTGGCAGAGGCCCATAAATTGCCTGCAGGGGGTGCGTTGGCGGTGGATCGCGATCCATTCGCAGAGGCGGTTACGAAACGGTTGTTAGACCACCCAATGGTCAGCCTTGAGCGGGGTGAAATCACGGGCATGCCCCCCAAAGACTGGGGCCAGACCATTGTTGCTACGGGGCCGTTGACCTCGACCGCGCTGGCTCAAGCCATTTTGGATGAAACAGGCGAAGGGGCGCTGGCGTTTTTTGATGCAATTGCGCCAATCGTTTATGCAGACAGTATTGATATGTCCAAAGCGTGGTTCCAATCCCGTTACGACAAAGGCGATACAGAAGAAGAGCGCACCGCGTATTTGAACTGTCCCATGGACAAAGACACGTATGAAGCGTTTATCGACGCGCTTTTAGAGTCTGGCAAAACAGAATTCAAAGACTGGGAAAAAGACACGCCTTACTTTGATGGTTGCTTACCGATTGAAGTTATGGCGGAACGGGGCCGCGAAACACTGCGCTTTGGTCCGATGAAACCTGTTGGCCTAACCAATCCGCATAACCCAGATGAACGGCCCTATGCAGTGGTGCAATTGCGCCGTGATAACGCGCTTGGCACGCTTTACAATATCGTCGGGTTTCAAACCAAAATGAAATACGGTGAACAGGCCGAAGCCTTTGCGCTGATCCCAGGGTTGGAAAATGCGCGGTTTGCCCGTTTGGGCGGCATTCATCGCAATACGTTTATCAATTCTCCGCTTCTGCTGGATCATCAAATGCGTTTGAAGGCACGGCCAGATGTACGGTTTGCAGGGCAGATTTCAGGGGTTGAAGGCTATGTCGAGAGTGCGGCCATGGGAATTTTAGCGGGGCGATTTGCACTGGCCGAAGCCCAAGGGCGCGATGTAGCAGAAGTGCCGCAAACCACGGCTATGGGAGCATTGGTGACGCATATTACGGGTGGTGCAGAGGCGAAGACGTTCCAGCCAATGAATGTGAATTTTGGCCTGTTCCCGCTGGTTGAAGGGGTCAAAGGCGGGCGGCGCAATCGCAAGGATCGCTACAAAGCCTATACCGACCGTGCCAAGGCAGATTGGCAAGATTGGTTGCGCGAGAATTGA
- a CDS encoding methyltransferase domain-containing protein produces MTKHNNHLDRAYQLDTPDETRDFYADWAATYDAEIAENGYATPARCAAALAQFCDSDALILDTGCGTGLSGVSLVQAGFSNIDGFDITDEMLDIARSRGIYRNIWLAQAGAPIDMSRGPYDAIAAIGVIGNGAAPLSFFHDIVNSMPTGAHFVFSFNDHTLEDPTFEAAVDDLVAAGAHELLFKEYGPHFPKRNMNSNVYVIVRL; encoded by the coding sequence ATGACCAAACACAACAACCATTTGGATCGCGCCTATCAGCTGGACACGCCTGATGAAACGCGGGATTTTTATGCGGATTGGGCGGCGACCTATGACGCAGAGATAGCTGAAAATGGCTATGCGACTCCTGCCCGTTGCGCAGCGGCACTTGCGCAGTTTTGTGACTCAGATGCTCTGATACTGGACACTGGATGTGGCACGGGTTTGTCGGGCGTTTCGCTGGTTCAGGCGGGGTTTTCAAATATCGACGGGTTCGACATCACCGACGAAATGCTGGATATCGCCCGTTCGCGTGGGATTTATCGCAATATTTGGTTGGCCCAAGCAGGTGCGCCCATCGATATGTCACGTGGCCCTTATGATGCGATTGCCGCGATTGGTGTGATCGGGAATGGTGCGGCACCGCTTTCGTTTTTTCATGACATTGTGAACAGCATGCCAACTGGAGCGCATTTTGTGTTTTCTTTTAATGATCACACGCTTGAAGACCCAACGTTTGAAGCAGCGGTTGATGATTTGGTGGCGGCGGGTGCGCATGAATTGCTGTTTAAAGAATATGGGCCGCATTTTCCGAAACGGAACATGAATTCGAATGTTTACGTGATTGTGCGATTGTGA
- the gluQRS gene encoding tRNA glutamyl-Q(34) synthetase GluQRS, translating to MTIERFAPSPTGLLHLGHAFSALTAFEAAQEAKGRFLLRIEDIDGPRCKPEYVDAIYDDLRWLGIRWDTPVLHQLDRLERYQEAVDQLTQMGLTYPCSCTRKDIAVALSAPQEGDDAAMGPDGVIYPGTCRHRISGGENDAIRLDMRKAVKFLGTSDVKYREIGEDAGPKSFDTAFLVKHCGDIVLARKDIGTSYHIAVVVDDAFQEVTHVTRGLDMAPATPIHVLLQRLFGYATPTYRHHRLIRDDTGKRLAKRHDALAISALRQAGWSVADVKAAVGSSA from the coding sequence GTGACCATTGAACGGTTTGCCCCATCGCCCACAGGGCTTTTGCATCTGGGACATGCGTTTTCGGCGTTGACCGCGTTTGAAGCGGCGCAAGAGGCCAAAGGGCGTTTTTTGTTGCGGATCGAAGACATAGACGGGCCACGGTGCAAACCCGAATATGTCGATGCAATTTATGACGATTTGCGATGGCTGGGGATCCGTTGGGACACGCCTGTTTTGCATCAATTAGATAGATTGGAACGGTATCAGGAGGCCGTAGATCAGCTTACACAGATGGGGCTGACCTATCCCTGTTCTTGTACACGCAAAGATATCGCTGTGGCATTGTCTGCACCCCAAGAAGGGGACGATGCGGCGATGGGACCTGATGGGGTGATTTACCCCGGAACCTGTCGCCATCGGATTTCTGGCGGGGAAAATGACGCGATCCGTTTGGACATGCGCAAAGCGGTGAAGTTTTTGGGGACTTCAGACGTCAAATACCGCGAAATTGGCGAGGATGCTGGTCCTAAATCATTCGATACTGCGTTTCTGGTTAAGCATTGTGGCGACATTGTTCTGGCGCGCAAAGACATTGGCACGTCTTATCATATTGCCGTGGTGGTGGATGACGCATTTCAAGAGGTTACCCATGTGACGCGCGGCTTGGACATGGCACCTGCCACGCCGATCCATGTGCTGCTGCAAAGGTTGTTTGGCTATGCAACGCCAACCTATCGACACCACCGATTGATCCGTGATGACACGGGTAAACGTTTGGCAAAACGACATGATGCGCTGGCCATATCGGCCCTACGCCAAGCGGGTTGGAGTGTGGCGGATGTTAAGGCTGCGGTTGGTTCATCGGCTTAA
- the hisI gene encoding phosphoribosyl-AMP cyclohydrolase, with product MTKFDPTSLKFNDAGLLPAIAQQHDTGEVLMLAWMNAQAVAMTLETGQVTYWSRSRSEFWVKGKTSGHTQRLIDMRIDCDRDCILVLVDQTGAACHTNRRNCFYTSVLDGEEVELLKPMNQPQP from the coding sequence ATGACAAAATTTGATCCAACCAGTCTGAAATTTAACGATGCTGGCCTTTTGCCCGCCATCGCCCAGCAACACGACACAGGCGAAGTTCTCATGCTCGCATGGATGAACGCCCAAGCCGTAGCCATGACGCTGGAAACAGGGCAGGTGACGTATTGGTCTCGGTCCAGATCAGAGTTTTGGGTCAAAGGAAAAACTTCCGGCCACACCCAACGTTTGATCGACATGCGCATTGATTGTGACCGCGACTGCATTCTTGTGCTGGTGGATCAAACAGGGGCAGCATGCCACACAAACCGCAGAAATTGTTTTTATACCAGCGTTTTGGACGGTGAAGAGGTGGAATTACTTAAGCCGATGAACCAACCGCAGCCTTAA
- a CDS encoding iron-sulfur cluster assembly scaffold protein, with the protein MADASDMIKLYSNQILALAAHIPHSERLDTPDRSEMKRSPLCGSTVTVDVAVKDGVVSDFGQDVKACALGQAAASVLGASVIGQSLESIRTGRDQLAAMLKSDGPAPDAPFDRLKVLEPAKAYKNRHASILLAFDATVAALDSLDETA; encoded by the coding sequence ATGGCTGACGCATCCGATATGATTAAACTCTATTCCAACCAGATTTTGGCTCTGGCGGCGCATATCCCCCACAGTGAACGGCTCGATACGCCAGACCGATCAGAGATGAAACGTTCCCCGTTGTGTGGGTCAACGGTTACGGTCGATGTGGCGGTGAAAGACGGTGTTGTTTCTGATTTTGGACAGGACGTTAAGGCCTGTGCATTGGGGCAAGCGGCGGCCAGTGTTTTGGGCGCATCGGTGATTGGGCAATCCCTTGAATCCATCCGAACAGGGCGTGATCAATTGGCGGCTATGTTAAAATCGGATGGCCCTGCCCCAGATGCGCCCTTTGATAGGTTGAAGGTTTTAGAGCCAGCCAAAGCCTATAAAAACCGTCATGCGTCCATTTTGTTGGCGTTTGATGCCACGGTGGCCGCATTGGATTCCCTGGACGAAACTGCATAA
- the recG gene encoding ATP-dependent DNA helicase RecG, whose product MTARPEILFPLFADLPVLDGIGPKTAQNYAKMGITRPRDLIFTLPHGLINRQITASVLDVEAPAVATVEVTVGMHKPNAIKGRPYRVTVQDERTSFQLVFFHARADWLRDQLPTGQKRVVSGKVELFDGIAQMVHPDYILKPGFAADQIPQNEPLYPLTQGVTQKQIGKASLSALTRVPDLAEWIEPSLIKKHEWPAWKQAVISAHSPEKISDLHPAAPARARLAYDELLAHQLTLALARNSQRKKKGVITEGNGHLRNKVLAALPYTATGAQLRAFEEITADMARPRRMNRLLQGDVGSGKTLVALIALLAAVEAGGQGVMMAPTSILAQQHLEGLQPLAAEAGVVLEILTGRDKGAERRAKLAALADGKIQILVGTHAVFQADVQFQDLRLAVIDEQHRFGVRQRLDLGEKGRAVDILVMTATPIPRSLELANYGDMDVSVLDEKPAGRKPIETVLVSQSRLEQVISRLKTAIAEGRQAYWVCPLVGESEVKDWAATEDRYRMLRVALGEENVGMVHGQLPPADKDAAMKDFIEGRTKVLVATTVIEVGVNVPSASIMVIEQAESFGLAQLHQLRGRVGRGSEASTCLLMYGTLGQTAERRLKTMRDTDDGFKIAEEDLKIRGSGDVLGVAQSGLPRFQIADLETQSDLMKIAQDDARLLLSTDPNLQSDRGNAARTLLYLMEQDKAIRFISVG is encoded by the coding sequence ATGACAGCGCGCCCCGAAATCCTGTTCCCCTTGTTCGCAGATTTGCCAGTTCTGGACGGGATCGGCCCCAAAACCGCACAAAACTACGCCAAAATGGGTATTACGCGGCCCCGAGATTTGATCTTCACATTGCCGCACGGCCTAATCAATCGCCAAATCACCGCGAGCGTTCTGGACGTCGAAGCCCCCGCCGTTGCAACCGTCGAAGTCACGGTTGGGATGCACAAACCCAACGCGATCAAAGGGCGGCCTTACCGTGTTACGGTACAAGACGAACGCACCAGTTTTCAGCTTGTGTTTTTCCATGCGCGGGCCGATTGGCTGCGTGATCAGCTGCCAACGGGTCAAAAACGTGTGGTGTCTGGCAAAGTAGAGCTGTTTGACGGCATCGCGCAGATGGTTCACCCGGATTACATTCTGAAACCCGGCTTTGCTGCGGACCAAATCCCGCAAAACGAACCCCTTTATCCGCTCACACAAGGGGTCACACAAAAACAGATCGGCAAGGCAAGCCTAAGCGCGCTGACCCGCGTGCCTGATTTGGCCGAATGGATCGAACCAAGCCTGATTAAAAAACACGAATGGCCCGCGTGGAAACAGGCCGTTATCAGCGCGCACAGCCCTGAAAAAATCAGCGATCTGCACCCCGCCGCCCCTGCACGGGCGCGTTTGGCCTATGACGAATTACTGGCCCACCAACTGACGCTCGCCTTAGCCCGCAATTCCCAACGCAAGAAAAAGGGCGTCATTACCGAAGGCAACGGGCATCTGCGCAACAAAGTATTGGCGGCACTTCCCTATACCGCCACAGGCGCACAACTGCGCGCGTTTGAAGAAATCACAGCCGATATGGCCCGCCCACGCCGCATGAACCGCTTGCTGCAAGGGGATGTGGGTTCCGGCAAAACACTGGTTGCATTGATCGCGCTGCTCGCCGCCGTAGAAGCAGGCGGGCAGGGGGTCATGATGGCCCCAACCAGCATTCTAGCGCAGCAACATCTTGAAGGATTGCAACCACTTGCGGCAGAGGCGGGCGTTGTGCTCGAAATCCTGACAGGGCGCGACAAAGGGGCCGAACGACGCGCCAAATTGGCCGCCTTGGCCGATGGAAAAATTCAAATTCTAGTGGGCACTCATGCGGTGTTTCAGGCTGATGTGCAGTTCCAAGACTTGCGCCTTGCGGTAATCGACGAACAACACCGATTTGGCGTGCGCCAACGGCTTGACCTTGGGGAAAAAGGCCGCGCCGTTGATATTCTGGTGATGACCGCCACCCCAATCCCGCGCTCGTTAGAGCTGGCAAATTATGGCGATATGGATGTTTCTGTGCTGGATGAAAAACCCGCAGGGCGCAAACCCATTGAAACAGTCCTAGTCTCCCAAAGCCGTTTGGAACAGGTGATTTCCCGCCTGAAAACAGCCATTGCCGAGGGGCGACAGGCCTATTGGGTCTGCCCTTTGGTGGGCGAAAGCGAAGTCAAAGACTGGGCCGCCACAGAAGACCGATATCGGATGTTACGCGTGGCCTTAGGCGAAGAAAACGTGGGCATGGTCCACGGGCAATTGCCCCCAGCCGATAAAGACGCCGCCATGAAAGACTTCATCGAAGGGCGTACCAAGGTTCTTGTCGCAACCACAGTGATCGAAGTTGGCGTGAATGTCCCAAGCGCCTCCATCATGGTCATCGAACAGGCCGAAAGTTTCGGCCTGGCCCAGCTCCACCAGTTGCGCGGCAGGGTCGGGCGCGGATCAGAGGCATCAACCTGCCTCCTGATGTACGGAACCCTTGGCCAAACCGCTGAACGGCGTTTGAAAACCATGCGCGACACGGATGATGGATTTAAGATCGCCGAAGAGGATCTGAAAATTCGTGGATCTGGCGATGTTTTAGGCGTGGCACAATCAGGCCTACCACGCTTTCAAATTGCCGATTTAGAAACCCAAAGCGATTTGATGAAAATTGCGCAAGATGACGCTCGACTATTGCTCTCAACGGATCCAAATCTGCAATCAGACCGCGGAAATGCGGCACGAACGCTGCTTTATTTGATGGAACAGGACAAAGCTATTCGTTTTATTTCAGTGGGTTAG
- the ligA gene encoding NAD-dependent DNA ligase LigA: MLAQRKPSELDKVEAIAELARLAEILNAANTDYHTHDAPKLSDAEYDDLKRRNAEIEALFPDLKRDDSPSLKVGAPISSAFSKVEHSVRMLSLGNAFTDEDVTEFAARIRKYLGLRNTDSVAFTAEPKIDGLSLALRYENGTLVQAATRGDGQTGENVTLNARTISDVPHHIKDAPAVVEVRGEVYMSHADFDALNAAQEAKGGKTFANPRNAAAGSLRQINPEITKERPLLFFAYAWGELSEPLAETQFDAIERLKSFGFSTNPLTRRHETVSSMLAHYQEIESQRATLGYDIDGVVYKVDDLTLQSRLGFRATTPRWAIAHKFPAELAYTTLESIEIQVGRTGAMSPVARLKPVTVGGVVVSNATLHNADYIAGVDSKGAPIREGRDLREGDWVEIYRAGDVIPKVRDVDITKRAATSVPYTFPKTCPECGSDVVREEGDSVAYCSGGLICPAQAVEKLKHFVSRSAFDIDGLGAKQIEMFFADVDLPIKEPADIFTLQARDAANPLAKLKNRNGFGDTSVDNLFSAINEKRTIALNRLIFALGIRHVGETSGALLARHYSSWTNFFDAMTAAKDKSGPAWDDLNDIDGVGSVMAGALVDAFHTDSTRKAIERLIAELDVQDVVAPDTSGSDVAGKTVVFTGTLEKMTRAEAKSRAEALGAKVSGSVSGKTDLLVAGPGAGSKAKKAQSLGVKIISEDDWLVLIET, from the coding sequence ATGTTGGCGCAGCGCAAACCGTCGGAACTGGACAAGGTAGAAGCCATTGCAGAACTGGCGCGCCTTGCAGAGATTTTGAATGCGGCAAACACGGATTATCACACCCATGATGCGCCCAAACTGAGCGACGCCGAATATGACGATCTAAAACGGCGAAACGCCGAAATCGAAGCGCTCTTTCCCGATCTCAAACGCGATGACAGCCCCTCATTGAAAGTGGGTGCGCCCATTTCTTCTGCTTTTTCCAAGGTCGAACACAGTGTGCGCATGTTGTCTTTGGGAAACGCTTTTACCGATGAAGATGTCACCGAATTTGCCGCCCGCATTCGCAAATATCTCGGCTTACGCAACACCGATTCCGTGGCCTTTACGGCAGAACCCAAAATTGATGGCCTGTCTCTGGCTTTGCGCTATGAAAACGGCACTTTGGTTCAAGCTGCCACGCGCGGTGATGGACAAACAGGCGAAAACGTCACCCTAAACGCACGCACCATCAGCGATGTACCCCACCACATCAAAGACGCACCTGCCGTGGTCGAGGTGCGCGGCGAAGTCTACATGAGCCACGCTGATTTTGACGCACTGAACGCGGCTCAAGAGGCAAAGGGCGGTAAAACATTCGCCAACCCGCGCAACGCCGCCGCAGGATCATTGCGCCAAATCAACCCTGAAATCACCAAAGAACGCCCGCTGCTGTTCTTTGCCTACGCGTGGGGAGAGCTGTCAGAACCGCTCGCCGAAACACAATTTGACGCGATTGAGCGGCTAAAATCATTTGGGTTTTCCACCAATCCGCTGACACGCCGCCATGAAACGGTGTCTTCCATGCTGGCCCACTACCAAGAGATTGAATCCCAGCGTGCCACGCTGGGCTATGACATTGACGGTGTCGTTTACAAAGTGGACGACCTGACTCTGCAATCGCGCCTTGGGTTTCGCGCGACCACGCCGCGTTGGGCCATCGCCCATAAATTCCCTGCAGAATTGGCCTATACCACGCTCGAATCCATCGAAATTCAGGTGGGCCGCACTGGGGCTATGTCCCCTGTTGCCCGCCTAAAACCCGTCACCGTAGGCGGCGTGGTTGTGTCAAACGCTACACTGCACAACGCAGATTATATCGCAGGCGTTGACAGCAAAGGCGCCCCAATCCGCGAAGGTCGCGATCTGCGCGAAGGGGATTGGGTGGAAATCTACCGCGCTGGCGATGTAATCCCCAAAGTGCGCGATGTCGACATCACAAAACGCGCCGCCACAAGCGTGCCTTACACCTTTCCTAAAACCTGTCCCGAATGCGGCTCTGACGTAGTACGCGAAGAAGGAGACAGCGTTGCCTATTGCTCTGGCGGGTTGATCTGCCCCGCACAAGCGGTTGAAAAGCTAAAACATTTTGTGTCGCGGTCTGCATTCGACATCGACGGCTTAGGTGCAAAACAGATCGAAATGTTCTTTGCTGACGTGGATCTTCCGATCAAAGAACCGGCCGATATTTTCACGTTACAGGCGCGTGACGCCGCCAACCCATTGGCCAAATTGAAAAACCGCAACGGGTTTGGCGATACATCGGTGGACAATCTGTTTTCCGCGATCAATGAAAAACGCACAATTGCGCTAAACCGTTTGATTTTCGCCCTTGGTATTCGCCATGTCGGGGAAACCAGCGGCGCACTGCTGGCACGCCATTATTCCAGCTGGACCAATTTCTTTGACGCAATGACCGCCGCAAAAGACAAATCTGGCCCCGCTTGGGACGATCTAAACGACATTGATGGCGTGGGCAGCGTTATGGCTGGCGCATTGGTCGACGCCTTTCACACTGACAGCACACGCAAAGCGATTGAACGGCTTATCGCGGAACTCGATGTCCAAGATGTGGTCGCGCCAGACACATCTGGCAGTGATGTGGCGGGCAAAACCGTTGTCTTTACAGGAACCCTTGAAAAAATGACCCGTGCAGAGGCCAAATCTCGTGCCGAGGCATTGGGAGCCAAAGTGTCAGGCTCTGTTTCCGGCAAAACGGACCTTTTGGTTGCGGGACCAGGTGCGGGCAGTAAGGCGAAAAAAGCGCAATCCCTCGGGGTGAAAATCATCAGCGAAGATGATTGGCTGGTACTGATCGAAACATGA
- a CDS encoding response regulator transcription factor CtrA, translated as MRILLVEDDPTTSRSIEFMLANANLNVYATDLGEEGIDLAKLYDYDLILLDLNLPDITGHEVLRQLRVAKVQTPILILSGNDDAAEKVKGFGFGADDYLTKPFHREELVARIHAIVRRSKGHAQSVIETGQISVNLDAKTVEVEGNTVHLTGKEYQMLELLSLRKGTTLTKEMFLNHLYGGMDEPELKIIDVFICKLRKKLAEATNGENYIETVWGRGYVLRDPIAAAVQEPIAASA; from the coding sequence ATGCGTATTTTATTGGTAGAGGACGATCCAACAACGTCCCGCAGTATCGAGTTTATGTTGGCCAACGCCAACCTCAACGTCTATGCCACGGATTTGGGGGAGGAAGGCATCGATCTTGCGAAACTCTATGATTATGACCTCATTTTGTTGGATTTGAACCTTCCAGACATCACAGGACACGAAGTTTTGCGCCAATTGCGTGTGGCTAAGGTGCAAACACCAATCCTCATTCTGTCTGGAAACGACGATGCCGCCGAAAAGGTTAAGGGCTTTGGATTTGGCGCTGATGATTATTTAACGAAACCATTCCACCGCGAAGAATTGGTCGCCCGTATCCACGCAATCGTGCGCAGATCAAAGGGACACGCACAATCAGTGATTGAAACAGGCCAGATTTCGGTGAACCTCGACGCCAAAACAGTGGAGGTGGAAGGCAACACAGTCCACCTCACAGGGAAAGAGTATCAAATGCTTGAACTTTTGTCCTTGCGCAAAGGTACGACCCTGACCAAAGAAATGTTCCTCAACCATCTTTATGGCGGCATGGATGAACCGGAATTGAAAATTATCGATGTGTTCATCTGTAAACTGCGCAAAAAACTGGCCGAGGCCACCAACGGTGAAAATTACATCGAAACCGTTTGGGGCAGGGGATACGTTTTGCGTGATCCCATTGCCGCAGCGGTTCAAGAACCCATCGCCGCCAGCGCGTAA
- a CDS encoding DUF1153 domain-containing protein — MYIRKETGPVYVTLPDGSRLSRSDLPPKDTSRWVARRKAKVVAAVVSGLISEEEACETYALTTDELKEWINAVKSFGPAALRVTALQKYRQADP, encoded by the coding sequence ATGTATATCCGTAAGGAAACAGGCCCCGTTTATGTCACCCTCCCAGATGGGTCGAGGTTAAGCCGATCTGACTTGCCCCCCAAAGACACATCCCGATGGGTCGCACGCCGCAAAGCCAAGGTCGTGGCCGCAGTTGTCAGTGGATTGATCTCAGAAGAAGAAGCATGTGAGACGTACGCGCTTACCACAGACGAGCTGAAAGAATGGATTAACGCAGTGAAATCATTTGGTCCTGCGGCTCTGCGCGTGACCGCTTTGCAGAAATATCGACAGGCCGACCCGTAA
- the mnmA gene encoding tRNA 2-thiouridine(34) synthase MnmA — protein MALDTPTPELNSLGFAKAPKDTRVLVAMSGGVDSSVVAAQLASEGYDVVGITLQLYDHGAALAKKGACCAGRDIHDARRVAEEMGFPHYVLDYENKFKESVIDEFADSYLAGATPVPCIRCNERVKFRDLLETAKDLDADCMATGHYIQRFMGKEKAELHKAADGDRDQSYFLFSTKQEQLDYLRFPLGHLTSKAETRALAKKFGLPVADKPDSQDICFVPNGSYAAVIEKLRPGAADPGEIVHMDGEVLGEHKGVIHYTIGQRRGLGIGGREPLYVVKLDVDKKHVIVGPKEALATRTVPVREINWLGDAPFESREEWHVSVRVRSTRAPKEAIVRPLSATEAEVELLSAEEGVAPGQACVFYETEGTRIWGGGWIWRGY, from the coding sequence ATGGCACTGGATACACCGACCCCAGAACTAAACTCATTGGGCTTTGCCAAAGCGCCAAAGGACACGCGTGTCTTGGTGGCTATGTCTGGGGGCGTAGACAGTTCTGTTGTGGCAGCGCAATTGGCATCTGAGGGCTATGACGTGGTTGGCATAACGTTGCAATTGTATGATCACGGTGCGGCGCTGGCCAAAAAAGGCGCGTGTTGCGCAGGGCGTGATATTCATGATGCACGGCGTGTGGCCGAGGAGATGGGCTTTCCGCATTATGTTTTGGACTATGAAAACAAGTTCAAGGAAAGCGTGATTGATGAGTTTGCCGACAGTTATTTGGCAGGCGCTACACCCGTGCCCTGTATTCGTTGCAACGAGCGGGTGAAATTTCGCGATCTGTTGGAAACGGCCAAGGATTTGGATGCGGATTGCATGGCGACGGGTCATTATATCCAACGCTTTATGGGCAAGGAAAAAGCAGAGTTGCACAAGGCGGCGGATGGGGATCGCGATCAAAGCTATTTCCTGTTTTCCACCAAACAAGAGCAGTTGGATTATCTGCGTTTTCCGCTGGGGCATCTGACATCAAAAGCAGAAACCCGTGCATTGGCCAAGAAATTTGGCCTGCCTGTGGCGGATAAACCTGACAGCCAAGATATTTGCTTTGTGCCAAACGGATCTTATGCCGCTGTGATTGAAAAGCTGCGTCCAGGGGCCGCTGATCCAGGTGAAATCGTTCACATGGATGGTGAAGTGTTGGGCGAACATAAAGGCGTGATCCATTACACCATCGGCCAACGGCGCGGTTTGGGCATTGGCGGGCGCGAGCCGTTGTATGTGGTGAAACTCGACGTGGACAAAAAGCATGTGATTGTTGGGCCCAAGGAGGCCTTGGCCACGCGCACGGTCCCTGTGCGCGAGATTAACTGGTTGGGTGACGCGCCATTTGAGAGCCGCGAAGAATGGCATGTATCTGTGCGTGTTCGATCGACCCGTGCGCCCAAAGAGGCCATTGTGAGGCCTTTGTCTGCCACAGAAGCAGAAGTTGAATTGCTATCTGCTGAAGAAGGTGTCGCACCTGGGCAAGCCTGTGTGTTTTACGAAACTGAAGGCACGCGCATATGGGGTGGTGGCTGGATTTGGCGGGGGTATTGA